From Synechococcus sp. A10-1-5-1, a single genomic window includes:
- a CDS encoding DUF3685 domain-containing protein has product MPEAKDAPPILILAEPLIQAGLERLLEDSFQLKTAASPETGRVALVVWSVSAGMPAATLERELMQLRERWQPAPLLLLLPAETNLPSSWLLQLEAEGLLQQAAPQEIRSAIETLLAGGRVVELRPLHGVQIPHENREVLGLGQWLLRSGLAQIEAETLRCQRWLDLQPVGLNALLLAGRLRELSLAKRLLLWLWGPVSMAFPAEAPLQRPEPQAVVGITLRERTAIGVWDAIQERLIAAASAGLSNQSGQLMALEGLNPDHRRDLLLALLAQFDLLITRFRHEQLRGEALESRWLGQQPELRRLSLRSMAGEYVQLPLEGGLLPVAKSLSEASDLSAVDPELPSALPMLAALITAQPILVDGRLLAPDEPQALLHLEALISNWLIRSAELISAEILASCSAWPDLRRYLLRSDLLPTRNLERLRNQLNSQQRWDALFERPVQLYESRRLLYGLQQGAIVPIEQMEPRDRELQQLSWGQQLITLVLEGRDALAPQVQSLFKRLGDLLVVVLTQVIGRAIGLVGRGILQGMGRSVGRG; this is encoded by the coding sequence GTGCCTGAGGCGAAGGACGCCCCACCAATCCTGATCCTTGCTGAGCCCCTGATACAGGCTGGGCTGGAGCGGTTGCTGGAGGATTCCTTCCAGCTGAAGACGGCTGCCTCGCCGGAGACCGGGCGCGTCGCGCTGGTGGTCTGGAGCGTCAGCGCTGGAATGCCCGCTGCCACGTTGGAGCGGGAATTGATGCAGCTGCGGGAACGCTGGCAACCGGCACCGCTGCTCCTGCTCCTGCCTGCGGAGACCAATCTTCCGAGCAGCTGGCTGTTGCAGCTGGAGGCCGAAGGTCTGCTGCAACAAGCGGCCCCCCAGGAGATCCGCTCCGCCATCGAGACCCTGCTCGCAGGCGGTCGGGTGGTGGAACTCCGACCACTCCATGGCGTTCAGATCCCCCACGAGAACCGCGAAGTCCTTGGACTTGGACAGTGGCTTCTACGGAGTGGACTGGCCCAGATCGAGGCGGAAACGCTCCGCTGTCAGCGCTGGCTTGACCTCCAGCCCGTTGGCTTGAACGCCCTACTGCTCGCTGGGCGACTACGGGAACTGAGCCTTGCCAAGCGGTTACTGCTTTGGCTCTGGGGGCCCGTCAGCATGGCCTTCCCCGCCGAAGCCCCACTCCAGCGCCCTGAGCCCCAGGCCGTTGTGGGGATCACCCTGAGGGAGCGCACAGCGATCGGTGTCTGGGACGCGATCCAGGAGCGGCTGATCGCGGCCGCCTCAGCGGGTCTCAGCAATCAGAGCGGGCAGCTCATGGCCCTGGAGGGGCTGAACCCTGACCACCGCCGTGACCTATTGCTGGCCCTGCTGGCCCAGTTCGATCTGCTGATCACCCGCTTCCGCCATGAGCAGCTGCGCGGTGAGGCCCTTGAAAGCCGTTGGCTCGGTCAGCAACCGGAGCTGCGACGTCTGTCCCTTCGCTCCATGGCGGGTGAATACGTTCAGCTCCCCCTGGAGGGTGGGCTGCTGCCCGTTGCCAAGAGCCTGAGCGAAGCCAGTGACCTGTCCGCCGTGGATCCAGAGCTCCCCAGCGCCCTGCCAATGCTCGCAGCCCTGATCACCGCCCAGCCGATCCTGGTGGATGGTCGCCTGCTAGCCCCGGATGAGCCGCAGGCCCTGCTCCATCTCGAGGCCCTGATCAGCAACTGGCTGATCCGCAGCGCTGAACTGATCAGCGCAGAAATCCTGGCCAGCTGCAGTGCCTGGCCCGACCTACGCCGCTACCTCCTACGCAGTGATCTGCTCCCCACCCGCAACCTGGAACGACTGCGCAACCAGCTCAATTCACAACAGCGCTGGGATGCCCTCTTTGAGCGGCCCGTGCAGCTCTACGAAAGCCGCCGCCTGCTCTATGGCCTCCAACAGGGGGCGATCGTTCCCATCGAGCAGATGGAACCCCGCGACCGCGAGCTGCAACAGCTCAGCTGGGGCCAGCAACTGATCACCCTGGTGCTGGAAGGCCGAGATGCCCTTGCCCCGCAGGTGCAATCGCTGTTCAAACGTCTCGGGGACCTGCTGGTGGTCGTGCTCACCCAGGTGATTGGCCGGGCCATTGGTCTGGTCGGTCGCGGCATCCTGCAGGGCATGGGACGCAGCGTCGGCCGCGGCTGA
- a CDS encoding thylakoid membrane photosystem I accumulation factor, producing the protein MPRTLARLLKPLAALALGLILVLGLAAPTQAARDTNSYDGNIYALYAGNGSLVPPRTTLSQALDEHRAIVLGFFLDDSAASKQYAVVFNELQRLWGRSAELILLQTDPLQNRETHGPSDPASYWSGVIPQVVVINNDGKVVLDESGPASIDAINEALSQVTGLRPQGDVKLSLNREVNELNSEIVAAP; encoded by the coding sequence ATGCCCCGCACCTTGGCCCGGCTGCTGAAGCCCCTCGCAGCGCTGGCCCTCGGCTTGATTCTGGTGCTTGGACTTGCTGCACCAACCCAGGCCGCCCGGGACACCAACAGCTACGACGGCAACATCTATGCGCTCTATGCCGGCAACGGCTCCCTCGTGCCGCCGCGGACAACGCTCTCGCAGGCCCTCGATGAGCACCGGGCGATCGTGCTGGGCTTCTTCCTCGATGACAGCGCCGCGAGCAAGCAATACGCCGTGGTCTTCAACGAACTACAGCGCCTTTGGGGGCGCAGTGCCGAGCTGATCCTGCTGCAAACCGACCCGCTGCAAAACCGCGAGACCCACGGCCCGAGCGATCCCGCCAGCTATTGGAGCGGTGTGATCCCCCAAGTGGTGGTGATCAACAACGACGGCAAGGTTGTCCTGGATGAGAGCGGCCCGGCGAGCATCGATGCCATTAACGAGGCCCTAAGCCAAGTCACCGGCCTGCGCCCGCAGGGTGATGTGAAGCTCAGCCTCAACCGCGAGGTGAACGAACTCAACAGCGAAATCGTCGCCGCCCCATGA
- the fumC gene encoding class II fumarate hydratase — translation MSQRQETDSLGAIAVPAEHYWGAQTQRSIGNFPFGQRMPLAIVHAFGQLKAACAEANRDLGKLDAGLCVAIVTAAEQVAAGELDQEFPLKVWQTGSGTQSNMNANEVIANKAIEALGGELGSKSPVHPNDHVNLSQSSNDTFPAAMHIAVVIELEQRLLPAVESLAAALQAKATAYADLVKIGRTHLQDAVPLSLGQEFSGYVAQLQLAIEAIRQSLPRVRELAIGGTAVGTGLNAPKGFGEAVATRLSERLGTGFSSAPNKFQALAGHEALATAHGALTVLAGSLMKIANDIRWLGSGPRCGLGELVLPENEPGSSIMPGKVNPTQCESLTMVAAQVMGNNTAVQIGASQGNFELNVFKPLIAHNVLESIELLAGGCSSFREHCIEGLRANEKRIERLLNQSLMLVTALTPAIGYDRASGIAKHAHTHGLSLKEAALVLGEISAEDFDQWVRPEAMV, via the coding sequence ATGAGTCAGCGCCAAGAGACCGACAGCCTGGGGGCCATTGCGGTACCCGCCGAGCATTACTGGGGGGCCCAGACCCAGCGCTCGATTGGCAACTTCCCCTTTGGCCAGCGGATGCCCCTGGCGATCGTGCATGCCTTCGGCCAACTGAAGGCCGCCTGCGCGGAAGCCAACCGGGATCTCGGCAAACTCGATGCGGGCCTCTGCGTCGCGATCGTGACTGCTGCCGAGCAGGTCGCTGCGGGTGAGCTGGATCAGGAGTTCCCGCTGAAGGTCTGGCAGACCGGATCGGGCACCCAGAGCAACATGAACGCCAACGAGGTGATCGCCAACAAGGCGATCGAGGCCCTCGGCGGTGAGCTGGGCAGCAAGAGCCCGGTGCACCCCAACGACCACGTCAACCTCAGTCAATCCAGCAACGACACCTTCCCGGCGGCGATGCACATCGCCGTGGTGATTGAGCTGGAACAACGGCTGCTCCCGGCCGTCGAAAGCCTGGCCGCCGCGCTGCAGGCCAAGGCCACGGCCTATGCCGATCTGGTGAAGATCGGCCGCACCCACCTGCAGGATGCCGTTCCCCTGAGCTTGGGCCAGGAGTTCAGCGGCTATGTGGCCCAGCTTCAACTGGCGATCGAGGCCATCCGCCAGAGCCTGCCGCGGGTGCGGGAACTGGCCATTGGCGGCACCGCCGTCGGCACGGGCCTGAATGCCCCGAAGGGCTTTGGAGAAGCCGTCGCCACGCGACTGAGTGAGCGGCTGGGCACCGGCTTCAGCAGCGCCCCAAACAAGTTCCAGGCCCTGGCGGGCCATGAAGCGCTGGCCACAGCCCATGGCGCCCTGACGGTGCTGGCGGGTTCGCTGATGAAGATCGCCAATGACATCCGTTGGCTCGGCAGCGGCCCCCGCTGCGGCCTTGGGGAGTTGGTCCTGCCGGAGAACGAGCCGGGCTCTTCGATCATGCCGGGCAAGGTGAACCCCACCCAGTGCGAGAGCCTGACGATGGTCGCGGCCCAGGTGATGGGCAACAACACCGCCGTTCAGATCGGCGCGAGCCAGGGCAACTTCGAGCTGAACGTCTTCAAGCCGCTCATCGCCCACAACGTGCTCGAGAGCATCGAGCTGCTGGCCGGCGGCTGCAGCAGCTTCCGTGAGCACTGCATCGAGGGCCTCAGGGCCAACGAGAAGCGGATCGAGCGGCTGCTGAACCAGAGCCTGATGCTGGTCACCGCCCTGACCCCAGCCATCGGCTACGACCGCGCCAGCGGCATCGCCAAACATGCCCACACGCATGGCTTGAGCCTGAAGGAAGCCGCCCTGGTGCTCGGTGAAATCAGCGCTGAGGACTTCGACCAATGGGTGCGCCCGGAGGCGATGGTCTAG
- a CDS encoding PhoH family protein yields the protein MRKTFVLDTNVLLHDPEALTCFEDNAVVIPIEVVEEIDRFKKDPSEKGRNARQISRLLDALREKGNLADGVPIDDSSGGTLQVVFCRSETLAQLPPELKGGSGDNNILAVALEQLRSGLIADQPPVVLVTKDTNLRIKADAVGLIAQDYTTDKVDIADLYPGVCELSASATAMDTLKTEGGLALSELHSAEGAALQANEGVTLVDQAQPNHTLLARFDAKRQLLVPLQRSTRARLGKISARNREQTFALDLLLDPSVQLLTLVGKAGTGKTLLALAAGLHQVADEQLYERLLVTRPVISLGKEIGFLPGSLEEKMGPWMQPIIDNLDFLLGNSPEEEGRSGAKGSSGPANRAGTNRAPRSNWTDLKGMGLLEVEAISYIRGRSIPRQFMVVDEAQNLTPHEVKTIVTRVGEGTKIVFTGDPYQIDNPYVDAESNGLTWLVERFKGQPLAGHITLIRGERSELAELAANLL from the coding sequence ATGCGCAAGACCTTCGTTCTCGATACGAATGTGTTGCTGCATGACCCTGAGGCCCTCACCTGCTTTGAAGACAACGCGGTGGTGATCCCGATCGAGGTGGTCGAGGAGATCGATCGCTTCAAGAAGGACCCCTCCGAGAAGGGCCGCAATGCGCGTCAGATCTCGCGCCTGCTCGATGCCCTGCGCGAGAAGGGCAACCTTGCTGACGGGGTGCCGATCGATGACAGCAGTGGCGGCACCCTGCAGGTGGTGTTCTGCCGCAGCGAGACCCTGGCGCAGTTGCCGCCAGAGCTGAAGGGCGGCAGCGGTGACAACAACATCCTGGCGGTGGCGCTCGAGCAGCTTCGCTCCGGCTTGATTGCCGATCAACCGCCGGTGGTGCTGGTCACCAAGGACACCAACCTGCGGATCAAGGCCGATGCTGTTGGTCTGATTGCCCAGGACTACACCACTGACAAGGTCGACATTGCGGACCTCTATCCCGGGGTCTGTGAGTTGTCCGCCAGTGCCACGGCGATGGACACCCTCAAGACCGAGGGGGGGCTGGCGCTGAGCGAGCTGCACTCGGCGGAGGGAGCAGCGCTCCAAGCCAATGAGGGGGTGACCCTGGTGGATCAGGCCCAGCCCAACCACACGCTCTTGGCGCGGTTTGATGCCAAGCGCCAACTGTTGGTGCCGCTGCAGCGCAGCACGCGCGCCCGACTGGGGAAGATCTCAGCCCGCAACCGTGAGCAGACCTTTGCCCTGGATCTGCTGCTGGACCCGTCTGTTCAATTGCTGACCCTGGTGGGTAAGGCCGGCACGGGTAAGACCCTGCTGGCCCTGGCGGCCGGCTTGCATCAGGTGGCTGATGAGCAGCTCTATGAGCGGCTGCTGGTGACAAGGCCGGTGATCTCGTTGGGCAAAGAGATCGGCTTTTTGCCGGGAAGCCTCGAGGAAAAGATGGGCCCCTGGATGCAGCCGATCATCGACAACCTTGATTTCCTGCTCGGCAATAGCCCTGAGGAAGAGGGGCGCTCGGGCGCGAAAGGCTCGTCGGGGCCTGCGAACCGTGCCGGGACCAACCGCGCCCCCCGCAGCAACTGGACCGACCTCAAGGGGATGGGTCTGCTGGAGGTCGAGGCGATCAGCTACATCCGCGGTCGCTCAATCCCGCGGCAATTCATGGTGGTGGATGAGGCCCAGAACCTCACCCCCCACGAGGTCAAGACGATCGTGACCCGGGTGGGCGAGGGCACCAAGATCGTTTTCACGGGCGACCCCTATCAGATCGATAACCCCTACGTGGATGCCGAAAGCAACGGTCTGACCTGGCTCGTGGAGCGCTTCAAGGGCCAGCCACTGGCGGGCCACATCACCTTGATCCGGGGTGAGCGCAGCGAACTGGCGGAGCTGGCGGCGAACCTGCTCTAG
- a CDS encoding F420-0:Gamma-glutamyl ligase encodes MAALFAVVLIASLVFGLALLWLELRHRLRPASPLRLSSSGWKVQRTSGNQWHVKGTISIRNPHRRMEVFVPEIDLKPTLLGRSDLSGVNVRCSLTPQHPDEDARADGYWFAYIVKGRKTTQAEALITLEAADGSDLRHLLDTLWLEILWINYGPFGRLQQRDGVLIPLRRPAPAQVSTANWRQGDRCSVLPIRTHLLGTLDDPAEVLRHYAGAVLQPGDVLTIGETPLAVMQGRYNHPANLQPSSLARLLCRVFHPTSSLATACGLQTLIDNVGPARVLCAWLAGTALKLVGSKGWFYRLAGEQARLIDDVTGTTPPYDQTIVLGPVQSSEVCRQLATELGVSVAVVDVNDLGRVKVLASSPGCDEALLERALKPNPAGNANERTPLVLVRPN; translated from the coding sequence TTGGCCGCCCTGTTTGCCGTTGTCTTAATCGCCTCCCTGGTCTTTGGCCTGGCGCTGCTCTGGCTGGAGCTGCGCCATCGCCTCCGGCCGGCCTCTCCCCTGCGGTTGAGCAGCAGCGGCTGGAAGGTGCAGCGCACGAGCGGCAACCAGTGGCACGTCAAAGGAACGATCAGCATCCGCAACCCCCATCGACGGATGGAGGTCTTCGTTCCTGAGATTGATCTGAAACCCACTCTGCTGGGCCGCTCGGACCTCTCAGGCGTCAACGTGCGCTGCAGCCTCACCCCGCAGCACCCCGATGAGGACGCGCGCGCCGATGGCTATTGGTTTGCCTACATCGTCAAAGGGCGCAAGACCACCCAAGCCGAAGCGCTGATCACGCTCGAAGCCGCCGACGGGAGCGACCTGCGCCATCTGCTGGACACCCTCTGGCTGGAGATCCTCTGGATCAACTACGGCCCCTTCGGTCGTCTGCAGCAACGCGATGGGGTGCTGATTCCTCTGCGCAGGCCGGCTCCAGCTCAGGTCTCCACCGCCAACTGGCGCCAAGGCGATCGCTGCAGCGTGTTGCCGATTCGCACCCATCTCCTCGGAACCCTCGACGATCCAGCCGAGGTGCTTCGCCACTACGCCGGTGCCGTACTGCAACCCGGTGACGTCCTAACCATTGGTGAGACACCCCTGGCGGTAATGCAGGGCCGCTACAACCACCCGGCCAACCTGCAGCCCTCCAGCCTGGCCCGGCTGCTCTGCCGCGTGTTCCACCCCACCAGCTCCCTGGCGACCGCCTGCGGCCTGCAGACCCTGATCGACAACGTCGGCCCCGCCCGGGTGCTTTGCGCCTGGCTCGCCGGCACCGCCCTCAAGCTCGTGGGCTCCAAGGGCTGGTTCTACCGGCTGGCCGGAGAACAGGCCCGCCTGATCGACGACGTGACGGGCACCACCCCGCCCTACGACCAGACGATTGTTTTGGGCCCAGTGCAAAGCAGCGAGGTCTGCCGCCAGTTGGCAACTGAGTTGGGAGTCTCCGTCGCGGTCGTCGATGTCAATGATCTCGGCCGGGTCAAGGTGCTGGCCTCCAGCCCCGGCTGCGACGAAGCCCTCCTGGAGCGCGCCCTCAAGCCCAACCCCGCCGGCAACGCCAACGAGCGCACCCCACTGGTGCTCGTTCGCCCGAACTAG